One window of Sebaldella sp. S0638 genomic DNA carries:
- the miaA gene encoding tRNA (adenosine(37)-N6)-dimethylallyltransferase MiaA: MKGLVIAGPTGVGKTELSLKLAEKLKTEIISADSMQIYKGMDIGTAKIKPEEMNGIKHYIIDIISPDEDYSVGNFERDVNGILEEKEKNNEDIIIAGGTGLYINAVTNGISELPEKDENLRKNLSKKSLEELQEELYNLDPESYNEIDIKNKIRVLRALEVCILSGEKFSILKNKNIKRNNYNFMKVLLVRDREELYSRIDKRVDIMMNDGLLHEAEEIYNKYKNSLYKISAIGYKELFSCFNGEISLENAVDKIKMESRRYAKRQMTWFRREKDYHIYNLSIQSENEIFQDILEKWENYNK, translated from the coding sequence ATGAAAGGATTAGTAATAGCAGGGCCTACAGGTGTAGGGAAAACCGAGCTTTCTCTTAAACTCGCCGAAAAGCTGAAAACAGAAATTATATCGGCAGATTCAATGCAGATATACAAAGGCATGGATATAGGAACAGCAAAGATAAAACCTGAAGAAATGAACGGCATAAAACATTATATTATAGATATTATCTCGCCGGATGAGGATTATTCTGTAGGGAACTTTGAAAGGGATGTAAACGGGATACTGGAAGAAAAAGAGAAAAATAATGAGGATATTATTATCGCCGGAGGAACAGGACTTTATATAAATGCTGTGACAAACGGGATATCAGAACTTCCTGAAAAAGATGAAAATCTTCGGAAAAATCTGTCAAAGAAGTCTTTGGAAGAATTGCAGGAAGAGCTTTATAATCTTGATCCTGAATCATATAATGAGATAGATATAAAGAATAAGATAAGAGTTCTGCGTGCTTTGGAAGTGTGTATTTTGAGCGGGGAAAAATTTAGTATTTTAAAAAATAAAAATATAAAAAGAAATAACTATAATTTTATGAAAGTCTTATTGGTAAGAGACAGAGAAGAGTTATATAGCAGAATTGATAAAAGAGTTGACATAATGATGAATGATGGTCTTTTACATGAAGCAGAAGAAATTTATAATAAGTATAAAAATTCGCTCTATAAAATAAGTGCTATAGGTTATAAAGAGCTTTTTTCCTGTTTCAACGGAGAGATATCACTTGAGAATGCTGTGGATAAGATAAAAATGGAATCAAGAAGATATGCCAAAAGGCAGATGACATGGTTTCGCCGTGAGAAAGATTATCATATTTATAATTTGAGCATTCAGAGTGAGAATGAAATATTTCAGGATATTTTGGAAAAGTGGGAGAATTATAATAAATAA
- a CDS encoding autotransporter domain-containing protein, producing MKKNKSIIAFSLALNAVLSTYSGSAPAKSLNMNSDNVYNKIIKDMKSGKSSNGTYKMLEDILNKRNKELKDLYLQGDYIVKPEYLEWQIFASAFYAERDNGDNTSENARYRSGTEGYYDSNGEFVSTTPGAKPYKPPQEPKIIDLGMSIPLREINRENFNIQINLNAEKPAVPAVQGEIVLDSLKAPNLDLITFNPQAPIVNSVNPPTVSIVIPSLIVYANSAGDTLLGVNVNVGAGTHTLSTVAGMPGGSNTYKDNSVVEYGGNGGSFSSAANSEMVVDVSKRRAVSIDSNKNLTFTNNGKVTLVSEETAGLEVQSNYDMSIGSVPTVNDPDMTAINNGTIEGKGNKQVAMVFTPEQDAWGLNALENRKDIIMSGSQSTGIALNGAAGRAWKLKALNSGNIELNGTKSFGIALPKNSNLMTGSSILNDTAGIITVKGDESGGIVVQSIIESGVLNKGSIAINSNKSFGLYSEITNEIKNDGKITLTGSSESIGLRSAGGFLSNTASGKITVTGGSKNIGMYASSGKVENSGEISITAGTDNTGAVLNGASSSGKNTGKISVSGTGSSGIIVTDGASFENTNELTVSGADSYGLIAKGGTVKGGTVNIDVTGSGSVGAYAGGSSSASNVEITGGNVNLSGGGINFNSGQNGTLNLKNTKFITGKESLGFYATGNGIINIQNLEGTIKGGSDSTERGTAFYVIGSGVGSTNITTSADIESLLASSGINISGLKLNMESGSRLFSLGNVSLNLSVVDGINTAGFTTMTINGSDYKTILLHKGLLNIDKNVNLDDTNSDYTKIEMANSSIINNSIITGAGNSKVGMAQANAAGLAKNTVNLVNNGEINLSGQESIGIYSNYGIIENNNIIETSGSKSYGIYGVNGTEVITAAGSEIKTGSEGAGIVLQSYVTDPLTGTVVSSGYGDGTFKLEHDGKITVSGSKSFGIYADNNDAAVSPSITNRIVNLNAGSMIDLSGTTDKGTGVYANRSTVNSTGDIKVGSNGAGIYSKDSKININGGIIELAGTDSTGIILSGTSDLTATAGTINVKGNNNTVFVVGAGSVTTGLENILVNIDPGLKLTLANVKNNTFTYDGTISGLGEESVLIYGDNSNISLGNSAVITSTAAKVTGLAATGQKAVNKGVLSLTGSNSTGIYTDGADAVNENNIVLGVSGIGIYNKGAKADNISGEIKTGENGVGIFGTDSTSLNNNASINSAEKSVIGIYSEGDITGTSVKNDGSGVIDLSGENSIGIYTAGTSAKTITNDGIITMGNSSDINNPSIGIYSSTSGNSIINANKINTGDNSVGIYSKDGTVTQSGDINSGNAGTGIYASGGLVNLNNGSSINVGSNEAVAVYAVNGAGITNNSSGITLGNKSIGFVLESGATLTNNGSITLGDENIFVYGNGAGTVTSSNIAAISATGSNNIVFYTVNGGNVVNNSSITADTGTGNIGIYNKGGSIENHGDIYLGNSQIIYNGSIVDAENSRYSVGVYGENSKVENYGNISLGEDVVGVYVKDNSVIAKNHGIITAGSLANPKKGAIGIFADGGVGFENFGDITLYGEGVIGIAGKNAGKIINHAVISVTGENSVGIYGTLNTEVENKGTINVSGNNGIGIIAPDGKIINEGTINFSDGASSVKLQDGYAIPELINAGIINVNGHFSNEGMEISLKPNLDTLQESTIPGVDFTLNSGSISANSMHITDTVKILPDFSQGTNAKVYKLEDVFLTSNGTITSSNGKIPVVSKSLTWEATPKVNADGNVDIYMQKIDYHDFTDGLWYDDFGKALDDKYAGASGDGGKIFDQIDLLENERDFRHVMASLAGNVYSNINQREDDMARVFENSLDLLQNSTNNTKENVKINVIAGKGRNTEDTDGVVGYDYTTTGVLALREVERTYRHTFGYSLGYLHTGFEFKDGNQSEEWVDTVQLGIHNKYKANDWKVLNNLTGRVSFHNIDRNIDWPSPTGRSEMNGSYETYSVTSDNILGREFSLGKKASITPYGAFRAMYVTRPDFSEKGLEALEVEGNDAWSAKPRVGVEVKGAVPLGSNTAWQLKGALDVAYEYELADLNERERARLISVEDNYHKLSKPEDEKGTFRTRASIGVEIEDRYGIFINGEYGVGNDSRDDYRAGVTLKAVF from the coding sequence ATGAAAAAAAATAAAAGCATTATAGCATTTTCACTTGCATTAAATGCAGTATTGTCGACATATTCGGGAAGTGCACCTGCAAAGTCTTTAAATATGAACAGTGATAATGTATACAATAAAATAATAAAAGATATGAAAAGCGGGAAATCCAGCAATGGAACTTATAAAATGCTTGAAGATATTCTAAATAAAAGAAATAAAGAATTAAAAGATTTATATCTTCAGGGAGATTATATAGTAAAGCCTGAATATCTTGAATGGCAGATATTTGCATCAGCATTTTATGCTGAAAGAGATAACGGAGATAATACTTCAGAGAATGCAAGATATAGATCAGGGACTGAGGGTTATTATGATTCAAATGGTGAGTTTGTTTCTACAACTCCTGGAGCAAAGCCGTATAAACCGCCACAAGAACCTAAAATAATTGATTTAGGAATGAGTATACCTCTAAGAGAAATAAATAGAGAAAACTTTAATATACAAATAAATTTAAATGCTGAAAAGCCGGCAGTACCCGCGGTACAGGGAGAAATCGTACTTGATAGTCTAAAGGCGCCAAATTTGGATCTGATAACTTTTAATCCACAGGCACCAATAGTAAATTCAGTAAATCCACCTACAGTAAGCATAGTTATACCATCTCTTATAGTATACGCCAACAGTGCAGGAGATACATTACTGGGTGTTAACGTTAATGTAGGAGCTGGTACACACACATTAAGTACTGTAGCAGGAATGCCTGGAGGGTCAAATACATATAAGGATAATTCTGTTGTAGAATACGGCGGTAACGGTGGATCATTCTCTTCAGCTGCAAATTCTGAAATGGTAGTAGATGTCAGCAAAAGAAGAGCTGTTTCAATAGATTCAAATAAAAATCTTACATTTACTAATAACGGAAAAGTTACTCTCGTTTCTGAAGAAACTGCTGGACTGGAGGTTCAATCTAATTATGATATGTCAATTGGAAGTGTGCCTACTGTAAATGATCCTGATATGACAGCGATAAATAACGGGACAATAGAAGGTAAGGGGAATAAACAGGTAGCGATGGTATTTACGCCTGAGCAGGATGCATGGGGGCTTAACGCACTTGAAAACAGAAAAGATATAATAATGAGTGGATCACAGTCTACGGGAATAGCCTTAAATGGAGCTGCAGGACGGGCATGGAAATTAAAAGCTTTAAACAGCGGAAATATAGAATTAAACGGCACAAAAAGTTTTGGAATAGCCCTTCCGAAAAACAGTAACCTAATGACAGGTTCGTCAATACTGAATGATACCGCAGGAATAATTACAGTAAAAGGAGACGAGTCCGGAGGTATAGTAGTACAGAGTATAATAGAAAGCGGAGTTTTGAATAAAGGAAGTATAGCTATAAATTCCAATAAGTCGTTTGGATTATATTCTGAGATTACAAATGAAATAAAAAATGACGGAAAAATAACTTTAACTGGAAGTTCTGAGTCAATAGGACTAAGAAGTGCAGGCGGTTTTTTGAGCAATACAGCATCAGGGAAAATAACTGTAACAGGCGGTTCTAAAAATATAGGTATGTATGCATCGTCAGGAAAAGTGGAAAACAGCGGAGAAATAAGTATAACTGCAGGTACGGATAATACAGGAGCAGTACTTAACGGAGCTTCATCTTCTGGGAAAAATACGGGGAAAATATCAGTGTCCGGTACAGGATCAAGCGGTATTATAGTTACAGATGGAGCGTCATTTGAGAACACGAATGAGTTAACTGTAAGCGGAGCTGATTCATATGGACTGATAGCAAAGGGCGGAACAGTAAAAGGAGGAACTGTTAATATTGATGTAACAGGTTCAGGATCAGTAGGCGCATATGCTGGAGGAAGTTCTTCTGCGAGTAATGTTGAAATAACAGGTGGAAATGTTAATCTTTCCGGCGGAGGAATAAATTTTAATTCTGGGCAGAATGGTACATTAAACCTAAAAAATACAAAATTCATTACTGGAAAAGAAAGTTTAGGATTTTATGCTACTGGAAACGGAATAATAAATATTCAAAACCTTGAAGGGACAATAAAAGGAGGCTCTGATTCAACAGAAAGAGGAACAGCTTTTTATGTAATAGGAAGCGGAGTAGGATCAACGAATATAACAACATCTGCGGACATAGAAAGTCTTCTTGCAAGTTCGGGAATAAATATAAGCGGTCTTAAACTGAACATGGAATCAGGTTCAAGATTATTCTCGCTGGGGAATGTATCGCTTAACCTGAGTGTAGTGGATGGTATAAATACTGCCGGCTTTACAACAATGACAATAAACGGAAGTGACTATAAAACGATCCTGCTTCATAAAGGGCTTTTAAACATAGATAAAAATGTTAATCTCGATGATACAAATTCAGATTATACAAAAATAGAGATGGCAAACAGCAGTATAATAAATAACAGTATAATCACAGGTGCAGGAAATTCAAAAGTAGGAATGGCACAGGCAAATGCTGCGGGATTAGCTAAAAATACTGTAAATCTGGTTAATAACGGCGAAATAAATCTTTCAGGACAGGAATCAATTGGTATTTATTCTAATTACGGAATAATAGAAAATAATAATATTATAGAAACAAGCGGTTCAAAATCTTACGGAATTTATGGTGTAAACGGAACTGAAGTGATCACTGCTGCGGGAAGTGAAATTAAGACAGGCAGTGAGGGTGCGGGAATAGTACTTCAAAGTTATGTGACAGATCCATTGACAGGAACAGTAGTAAGCAGCGGGTACGGAGACGGTACGTTTAAACTGGAGCATGACGGGAAAATAACAGTATCAGGATCAAAATCATTCGGAATTTATGCTGATAATAATGATGCTGCAGTATCACCATCTATAACAAACAGAATAGTAAACCTAAATGCAGGATCAATGATAGATTTAAGCGGAACAACAGATAAAGGTACAGGTGTCTATGCTAATAGATCGACTGTTAACTCTACAGGAGATATAAAAGTTGGTTCTAACGGGGCAGGAATATATTCTAAGGACAGTAAAATCAATATTAACGGTGGAATAATAGAATTAGCAGGAACTGATTCTACAGGGATAATTTTGAGTGGAACATCTGATCTGACTGCAACAGCTGGGACTATTAATGTAAAAGGAAATAACAACACAGTTTTTGTAGTAGGAGCAGGCTCTGTAACAACAGGACTTGAAAATATTTTGGTAAATATAGATCCGGGATTAAAACTGACACTGGCAAATGTAAAGAATAATACATTTACATATGACGGAACTATATCTGGTCTGGGTGAGGAATCGGTATTGATATACGGGGATAATTCGAATATCAGTCTTGGAAACAGTGCTGTAATTACTTCTACAGCGGCAAAAGTTACAGGATTGGCAGCAACTGGTCAAAAAGCTGTAAATAAAGGGGTATTATCATTAACAGGATCTAACTCTACAGGAATTTATACTGATGGTGCTGATGCAGTAAATGAAAATAATATAGTTCTTGGAGTAAGCGGAATAGGAATATATAATAAAGGTGCTAAGGCTGATAATATTTCCGGTGAGATAAAAACAGGAGAGAACGGAGTCGGAATATTCGGGACAGATTCAACAAGCCTGAATAACAACGCATCAATAAATAGTGCTGAAAAATCTGTAATAGGGATTTATTCCGAAGGAGATATTACAGGGACTTCAGTAAAAAATGACGGATCAGGAGTTATTGATTTATCAGGGGAAAATTCAATAGGAATCTATACCGCAGGTACTTCGGCAAAAACAATAACTAATGATGGTATAATAACTATGGGTAACTCTTCTGACATAAATAACCCAAGTATAGGAATATACAGCAGTACATCAGGAAACAGCATTATAAATGCTAATAAAATAAATACCGGTGATAATTCTGTGGGAATCTACAGTAAAGACGGTACTGTTACTCAAAGCGGGGATATAAATTCCGGTAATGCTGGAACAGGAATATACGCATCTGGAGGATTGGTAAATCTGAACAACGGTTCATCAATAAATGTCGGAAGCAATGAAGCGGTGGCAGTGTACGCAGTTAATGGTGCCGGAATAACAAATAACAGCTCAGGTATAACATTAGGAAATAAAAGTATCGGATTTGTGCTGGAATCTGGGGCAACACTGACTAATAACGGTTCAATAACATTAGGAGACGAAAATATATTCGTATATGGAAATGGTGCCGGAACTGTGACAAGTTCAAATATAGCAGCTATATCCGCGACAGGTTCAAACAATATAGTCTTTTATACTGTTAACGGAGGAAATGTAGTAAATAATTCTTCAATAACAGCTGATACAGGAACAGGAAATATAGGTATATATAATAAGGGCGGAAGTATAGAAAATCACGGGGATATATATTTGGGGAATTCTCAGATTATATATAACGGCAGTATAGTAGATGCAGAAAACAGCAGATATTCAGTAGGTGTTTACGGGGAAAATTCAAAAGTAGAAAACTACGGAAATATAAGTCTGGGAGAAGATGTAGTAGGGGTATATGTAAAAGACAACTCGGTAATAGCTAAAAATCACGGAATAATAACTGCAGGAAGTTTGGCAAATCCTAAAAAAGGAGCAATTGGTATATTTGCTGACGGCGGAGTAGGATTTGAAAACTTTGGGGATATTACATTATATGGTGAAGGCGTAATAGGTATTGCCGGTAAAAATGCCGGAAAAATAATAAACCATGCAGTAATATCAGTAACAGGAGAAAATTCTGTGGGAATATACGGGACACTAAATACCGAAGTAGAAAATAAAGGTACAATAAATGTTTCCGGAAATAACGGAATCGGAATAATTGCGCCGGATGGTAAAATAATAAATGAAGGAACTATCAATTTTTCTGACGGAGCTTCATCTGTAAAATTACAGGACGGTTATGCAATACCTGAACTTATAAATGCCGGAATAATAAATGTAAACGGACATTTCAGCAATGAAGGAATGGAAATTTCATTAAAGCCAAACCTTGATACATTACAGGAATCTACAATTCCTGGTGTTGATTTCACATTGAACAGCGGATCAATATCAGCTAACAGTATGCATATAACAGATACAGTAAAAATACTCCCGGATTTTTCACAGGGGACTAATGCCAAAGTATATAAACTGGAAGATGTTTTTCTGACAAGCAACGGGACAATAACATCATCAAATGGAAAAATACCTGTAGTAAGTAAATCACTTACATGGGAAGCAACGCCAAAAGTAAATGCAGACGGAAATGTGGATATATACATGCAGAAAATTGATTATCATGATTTTACAGACGGGTTATGGTACGATGATTTTGGTAAGGCACTGGATGATAAATATGCAGGAGCTTCTGGAGATGGCGGTAAAATATTTGACCAGATAGATCTTCTGGAAAATGAAAGAGACTTCAGACATGTAATGGCAAGTCTTGCAGGTAATGTTTATTCTAACATAAATCAAAGAGAAGATGATATGGCAAGAGTTTTTGAAAATTCGCTTGATCTTCTTCAAAATTCAACAAACAATACAAAAGAAAATGTAAAAATAAATGTTATAGCAGGAAAAGGAAGAAATACTGAAGATACAGACGGAGTAGTAGGATATGATTATACTACAACAGGAGTATTGGCTTTACGTGAAGTAGAAAGAACTTACAGACACACATTCGGGTATTCACTTGGTTATTTACACACAGGATTTGAATTCAAGGACGGAAACCAGAGTGAGGAATGGGTAGATACGGTTCAGCTGGGTATTCATAATAAATACAAGGCTAATGACTGGAAAGTATTAAATAATCTAACAGGAAGAGTAAGTTTCCATAATATAGACAGAAATATAGACTGGCCTTCACCAACAGGAAGATCAGAAATGAACGGATCATATGAAACATACTCAGTAACTTCTGATAATATACTTGGCAGAGAATTTTCATTAGGGAAAAAGGCGAGCATTACACCTTACGGAGCATTCAGGGCAATGTATGTAACAAGACCGGACTTTAGTGAAAAAGGACTCGAAGCACTGGAAGTGGAAGGAAATGATGCATGGAGTGCAAAACCAAGAGTAGGAGTGGAAGTAAAAGGAGCAGTACCTCTTGGATCGAATACAGCATGGCAGCTGAAAGGTGCACTTGATGTAGCTTATGAATACGAGCTTGCTGACTTGAACGAAAGAGAGAGAGCAAGATTAATCTCTGTGGAAGATAATTATCATAAATTATCAAAACCGGAAGATGAAAAAGGAACTTTCAGAACAAGAGCTTCAATTGGTGTAGAAATAGAAGACAGATACGGAATATTTATTAACGGAGAATATGGAGTAGGAAATGACAGCCGTGATGATTACAGAGCAGGTGTCACTCTGAAAGCAGTATTTTAA
- the obgE gene encoding GTPase ObgE codes for MFIDESIIFLKSGDGGDGAATFRREKFVQFGGPNGGDGGKGGDIVFETDPNINTLVDFKFSKKFVASNGENGRKNRAAGKSGDDLVIKVPVGTMIRDVETNKLLMDLNEENMKAVFLKGGDGGRGNVHFKSSVRKAPKLAESGREGLELKVKLELKLLADAALVGYPSVGKSSFINKVSSAGSKVASYHFTTLKPKLGVVRLGDEKSFVIADIPGLIEGAHTGTGLGDRFLRHIERCKVILHIVDISGMDGRDPKDDFIKINKELENYSEKLSKKKQIVIANKIDMLFDDEKYNEFEEFVKSLGYEKVFPVSVLAGEGIKDVISETWKLIQEIPREELEEEHSLEEILPEIINRKSDWIITEIDEGVFEVEGQIVDNVLKKYVFNGDEGVVNFLHMMRSLGMEGKLEKAGAKNGDTIVIATYEFEYIV; via the coding sequence ATGTTTATAGATGAAAGCATAATATTTTTAAAATCCGGTGACGGAGGAGACGGAGCCGCTACATTCAGGCGTGAAAAGTTTGTACAATTCGGCGGACCAAACGGCGGCGACGGAGGAAAAGGCGGAGATATAGTTTTTGAAACAGATCCTAATATAAATACCCTCGTTGATTTTAAGTTCAGCAAAAAGTTCGTGGCTTCAAACGGTGAAAACGGAAGAAAAAACAGAGCTGCCGGGAAGTCAGGGGATGATCTTGTAATAAAGGTGCCTGTAGGTACTATGATAAGAGATGTAGAAACTAATAAACTTCTCATGGATCTGAATGAGGAAAATATGAAAGCAGTTTTCTTAAAAGGAGGAGACGGCGGAAGAGGAAATGTACATTTTAAATCTTCTGTAAGAAAAGCTCCTAAATTGGCAGAAAGCGGAAGAGAAGGACTGGAATTGAAAGTAAAGCTGGAATTGAAGCTTCTTGCTGATGCTGCACTCGTAGGTTATCCAAGTGTAGGGAAATCAAGCTTTATAAATAAAGTATCTTCTGCAGGTTCAAAGGTAGCGAGTTATCATTTTACCACATTGAAACCAAAGCTTGGTGTGGTACGTCTCGGAGATGAAAAAAGTTTTGTAATAGCAGATATTCCGGGATTAATAGAAGGAGCCCATACAGGAACAGGGCTTGGAGACAGGTTCCTGAGACACATTGAGAGATGTAAGGTAATATTGCATATAGTGGATATTTCCGGAATGGACGGGCGTGATCCTAAGGATGACTTCATAAAAATAAATAAAGAACTCGAAAATTACAGTGAAAAGCTGTCAAAGAAAAAGCAGATAGTAATTGCCAATAAAATAGATATGCTTTTTGATGATGAAAAGTATAATGAATTTGAAGAATTTGTGAAATCTTTAGGTTATGAAAAGGTTTTTCCTGTTTCTGTTCTTGCGGGAGAAGGTATTAAGGACGTAATCAGTGAAACATGGAAGCTGATTCAGGAAATCCCGAGGGAAGAGCTGGAAGAGGAACATTCGCTTGAAGAAATTCTTCCTGAGATTATAAACAGAAAATCAGACTGGATCATAACAGAAATAGATGAAGGAGTATTTGAAGTAGAGGGGCAGATAGTGGATAATGTCCTGAAAAAATATGTGTTTAACGGTGACGAAGGTGTGGTAAACTTCCTTCACATGATGAGATCTTTGGGAATGGAAGGTAAACTGGAAAAAGCCGGGGCTAAAAACGGAGATACCATTGTAATCGCAACATATGAATTCGAATACATTGTTTAA
- the galU gene encoding UTP--glucose-1-phosphate uridylyltransferase GalU, with translation MNKIRKAVIPAAGLGTRVLPATKAQPKEMLVIVDKPALQYLVEELVDSGIEEILIVTGRNKTSIENHFDYSYELETTLEEKGKEDLLKVVQHISNMANIYYVRQKQPLGLGHAIGCAESFIGDEPFVVVLGDDIIHNPGYPATKQLIEKHEQLGKGNILGVQEVPETEVNKYGIVDPLKKIDDRTVEVKGFIEKPEVNEAPSRLAALGRYVLEPEIFKYLRETKPGKGGEIQLTDAIFKMENDGHKLYAYDYEGIRYDTGDKFGMFKATVEMALRHDELKEMVSEYLKNLNIDEIK, from the coding sequence ATGAATAAAATTAGAAAAGCAGTAATACCAGCAGCAGGTTTAGGGACAAGAGTACTGCCGGCTACAAAAGCTCAACCAAAAGAGATGCTTGTGATTGTGGATAAACCAGCTCTTCAATATTTAGTGGAAGAATTGGTGGATTCAGGAATAGAGGAAATACTAATAGTAACTGGAAGAAATAAGACATCGATAGAAAATCATTTTGATTATTCTTATGAGTTAGAAACAACATTAGAGGAAAAAGGGAAGGAAGATTTGCTTAAAGTGGTACAGCACATATCAAACATGGCCAACATCTACTACGTTAGACAAAAGCAGCCGTTAGGACTGGGACATGCAATAGGTTGTGCGGAAAGTTTCATAGGGGACGAGCCGTTTGTAGTAGTATTGGGAGATGATATTATTCATAATCCAGGCTATCCTGCAACAAAACAGCTGATAGAAAAACATGAACAGCTGGGAAAAGGGAATATTCTCGGGGTTCAGGAAGTACCTGAAACAGAAGTAAACAAGTACGGAATTGTTGATCCTCTGAAAAAAATAGATGACAGAACTGTGGAAGTAAAAGGATTTATAGAAAAGCCTGAAGTAAATGAAGCGCCAAGCAGACTTGCAGCATTGGGAAGATATGTTTTAGAGCCGGAAATATTTAAATACCTGAGAGAAACGAAGCCCGGAAAAGGCGGAGAAATCCAATTGACAGATGCTATTTTCAAAATGGAAAATGACGGGCATAAATTATATGCTTACGACTATGAAGGAATAAGATATGATACCGGGGACAAATTCGGGATGTTTAAAGCCACTGTGGAAATGGCTTTGAGACATGACGAATTAAAGGAAATGGTTTCTGAATATCTGAAAAATTTGAATATTGATGAAATAAAATAA
- a CDS encoding GDP-mannose 4,6-dehydratase has protein sequence MKTYLITGAAGFIGANYLKYVLKLHRDIKVVVLDELTYAGNLGTIEENIQDDRVNFEKGDIKDPVLVKELINKYNVDYIVNFAAESHVDRSIENPQVFLETNILGTQNLLECAKSSWKVGEDENSYPTYRKGVKFLQISTDEVYGSLSKDFEEPQNLEISVEVAKKIASDRKLQTYGKEFFTEKTPLDPRSPYSASKAGSDFIVLAYAETYKMPINITRCSNNYGPYHFPEKLIPLMIKNVLEGKKLPVYGDGKNVRDWLYVEDHCKAIDIVLRNGKIGEIYNVGGFNEEQNIRIVKLVIDIIQELTRENEEYKKILKTEWENINYNLITYVQDRLGHDRRYAIDPTKIVSELGWYPETKFEDGIRKTIIWYLDNQKWVEEVISGDYQKYYEKIYGNK, from the coding sequence GTGAAAACATATTTAATAACAGGAGCAGCTGGTTTTATTGGTGCCAATTATCTGAAATATGTTCTTAAGTTACACAGGGATATAAAAGTCGTTGTTTTAGACGAACTGACATATGCAGGAAATTTAGGCACAATAGAAGAAAATATTCAAGATGATAGAGTAAATTTTGAAAAAGGGGATATAAAAGACCCTGTTTTGGTAAAGGAATTAATAAATAAGTATAATGTTGATTATATAGTAAACTTTGCAGCAGAATCGCATGTAGACAGATCAATAGAAAATCCTCAGGTATTTTTGGAAACAAATATTCTTGGAACTCAAAATTTACTGGAATGTGCTAAATCATCATGGAAAGTCGGAGAAGATGAAAATAGTTATCCGACATATAGAAAAGGAGTAAAATTTTTACAGATATCGACTGATGAAGTTTATGGTTCATTATCAAAGGATTTTGAAGAACCACAAAATCTGGAAATTTCAGTTGAAGTTGCCAAGAAAATTGCTTCTGACAGAAAATTACAAACTTATGGAAAAGAATTTTTTACGGAAAAAACTCCTTTAGATCCAAGAAGCCCGTATTCTGCATCTAAAGCAGGGTCAGATTTCATAGTACTGGCTTATGCTGAAACTTATAAAATGCCGATAAACATAACAAGATGTTCAAATAACTACGGTCCATATCACTTTCCAGAAAAATTAATTCCTTTGATGATAAAAAATGTTCTTGAAGGAAAAAAATTGCCGGTATACGGTGATGGAAAAAATGTAAGAGACTGGCTGTATGTTGAAGATCACTGTAAAGCAATAGATATTGTTCTTAGAAATGGAAAAATAGGAGAAATATATAATGTAGGTGGCTTTAATGAAGAGCAGAACATAAGAATAGTGAAATTAGTTATTGACATTATACAAGAACTTACTAGAGAAAATGAAGAATACAAAAAAATATTGAAAACAGAATGGGAAAATATAAATTATAATTTAATTACTTATGTTCAAGACAGATTAGGGCATGATAGAAGATATGCCATTGATCCAACGAAAATAGTGAGTGAATTAGGATGGTATCCAGAAACAAAATTTGAAGATGGTATAAGAAAAACTATAATATGGTATTTAGATAATCAAAAATGGGTTGAGGAAGTAATATCAGGAGATTATCAAAAATATTATGAGAAAATATATGGAAATAAATAA